A section of the Methanosarcina mazei S-6 genome encodes:
- a CDS encoding pyrimidine dimer DNA glycosylase/endonuclease V, producing the protein MRIWDIPPEKMCRNHLLGEHRELHALWSIITNNKKAYAHHPETLRWRGKLKALYLRHEALVREMTERGYKHHTPLDPVLATGKAVQDEFVNTYEEQVRILKERGCECRV; encoded by the coding sequence ATGCGAATCTGGGATATCCCTCCTGAGAAAATGTGCCGGAACCACCTTTTAGGGGAGCACCGTGAATTGCACGCCCTGTGGTCCATAATAACTAATAACAAGAAAGCTTATGCCCACCACCCCGAGACCCTGCGCTGGAGAGGAAAACTGAAAGCTCTCTACCTGCGGCATGAAGCCCTTGTAAGGGAAATGACTGAAAGGGGGTATAAGCACCATACCCCGCTCGACCCTGTTCTGGCAACAGGAAAAGCTGTTCAGGATGAGTTTGTAAATACATATGAAGAACAGGTCCGGATCCTGAAAGAAAGAGGATGTGAGTGCAGGGTTTGA
- a CDS encoding carboxymuconolactone decarboxylase family protein — MTEKIDMDERAKAMAEEIPGVMKALMGLHSEVVKDGALSAKTKELMMVGIAVAIRCEYCLWKHVPEAVKMGATREEILEAVSTAIMMSGGPGVAYGSVVVLKILDELNV; from the coding sequence TTGACTGAAAAAATTGATATGGACGAAAGAGCGAAAGCAATGGCAGAAGAAATCCCCGGAGTGATGAAAGCTCTCATGGGACTTCATTCTGAAGTCGTTAAGGACGGGGCTTTAAGCGCCAAGACAAAAGAACTGATGATGGTAGGGATTGCAGTTGCCATTCGCTGTGAGTACTGTCTCTGGAAACATGTCCCTGAGGCTGTGAAAATGGGGGCTACCAGGGAAGAGATTCTTGAAGCTGTAAGCACTGCAATAATGATGTCAGGAGGGCCTGGAGTAGCTTACGGGTCAGTGGTCGTCCTTAAAATCCTTGATGAACTTAACGTCTGA
- the ftsA gene encoding coenzyme F390 synthetase — protein MDSSDLYFNFEIETMDRGELDALVEERVRYTVRYAAENSPFYRKWFEKHGVNPGDIKAHEDLLELPIISGETIRENQPPETKEFMFRSAGWEDVFTIHETSGTSGTPKSFFLTWEDWERYAEKYARIFRSQGFGKGDRVVVCASYGMNVGANTMTLAARQVGMSIIPEGKCTFPLRVIETYKPTGIVGSVFKLLNLARRMKAEGIDPQNSGVNKLVVGGESFAEESRNYLSEIWGCPVYNTYGSTEGTMCGECSEISGLHVPEDFVHLDVYDPHVKEFVPEGECGRVVLSTLLPVGAKAGNLLLNYDTEDTTVVLTRKKCACGRTHMKILTPQREAETVWVEGAPFNRVDVEKGVFQSGNMEYLTGEYEAFLYGTEDEGETVLRVSMECKNPDACDRDLIQENFVRSFLKYKPPLSRAYEDGSFRILFNFAGPGELELYKIKGRPKRLVDRR, from the coding sequence TTGGACAGCTCAGATCTTTATTTTAATTTCGAAATTGAAACAATGGACAGGGGAGAACTCGATGCTCTTGTCGAGGAACGGGTGCGGTATACAGTAAGATATGCGGCTGAGAATTCCCCTTTTTACAGGAAATGGTTTGAAAAGCATGGGGTAAACCCGGGAGATATCAAAGCCCATGAAGACCTCCTCGAACTCCCGATTATCTCCGGGGAAACAATCCGGGAAAACCAGCCCCCTGAAACAAAGGAGTTTATGTTCAGGAGTGCTGGCTGGGAAGATGTTTTTACGATTCACGAGACCAGCGGGACGAGCGGGACTCCAAAGAGCTTTTTCCTTACATGGGAAGACTGGGAACGTTACGCGGAAAAATACGCCCGGATTTTCAGGTCCCAGGGCTTCGGAAAAGGAGACAGGGTAGTTGTCTGTGCCTCTTACGGCATGAATGTGGGGGCAAACACAATGACTCTTGCTGCCAGGCAGGTGGGCATGAGCATTATCCCTGAAGGTAAATGCACCTTTCCCCTCCGTGTTATTGAAACCTACAAACCGACAGGCATAGTAGGAAGCGTATTCAAACTCCTGAACCTTGCCCGCAGAATGAAGGCTGAAGGAATTGACCCCCAGAATTCAGGCGTAAACAAGCTTGTTGTGGGAGGCGAATCCTTTGCTGAAGAATCAAGAAACTATCTCTCTGAGATTTGGGGCTGCCCCGTATACAATACCTATGGAAGCACGGAAGGGACCATGTGTGGAGAATGCAGTGAAATATCAGGGCTTCACGTCCCCGAAGATTTTGTTCATCTTGATGTTTACGACCCGCATGTAAAGGAATTCGTGCCTGAAGGAGAATGCGGAAGAGTTGTCCTGAGCACACTTCTTCCTGTGGGGGCAAAAGCAGGAAACCTGCTTTTAAATTACGATACTGAAGATACTACAGTTGTTCTTACGCGCAAAAAATGTGCCTGTGGAAGGACTCACATGAAAATCCTTACCCCGCAGAGAGAGGCAGAAACAGTCTGGGTTGAAGGCGCTCCTTTTAACCGTGTGGATGTGGAAAAAGGAGTCTTTCAGAGTGGAAATATGGAATACCTTACAGGAGAATACGAGGCTTTTCTTTACGGCACGGAGGACGAGGGCGAAACCGTACTCAGGGTCAGTATGGAATGCAAAAATCCTGATGCCTGCGACAGAGACCTCATACAGGAAAATTTTGTTCGCTCTTTCCTTAAATATAAACCTCCCCTTTCCAGGGCTTATGAAGATGGCAGTTTCAGGATTCTCTTCAATTTTGCAGGTCCAGGAGAACTTGAGCTGTATAAAATTAAAGGAAGACCAAAAAGGCTAGTAGACAGAAGGTAA